AGGGTTGATCACGAAAGTAGGCCAACGCCGCCCGTTCGGTGTTACCGGTCATAAAGGTCACGAAGTACCCGGCGGAGTGAGTGAACGCCACGGCACCGATTAGCCCGGCCAGGGCGGCCAGAATCCAGGACAACCTTGTCTCGCTGTCGAATCCCTCGCGCATACGGGTGATCCTTACGAATGACCAGGGGTCACCCACGACCCGAGCCTGGTGGGGCGCATTGAGTTGTTCATCAACTCGGCCTTTCGGTTCGTCGGCTGGTTCCTGAGCGGGGCATGTCGTCGCGCCGCGCGTTGGTCCACGACGCTGCTCTCGTTTTAGCCTCGGCGGTAAAGCTTTTGGCGTTTGCGCTGATCGACCGCGGCCATAGCGCCCTGGGGAACCGGTCATTGTGAGGGCATCAGCGCGCAGGGAGGTTTGGTTATCTGCGCGGCTGGCTTTGAGTCGCGCGCGGCGTTTCCATGGAGTCAACCTGGCACCCGACGGGCGAATCGAGGCCCAGGCCTGCGGTGGTCAGTCGTTGCATCTGCAATCGGGGCGACCGCAGGTGCAGCCGGCTGCCTGAGCGCAGGCGGAGTCGCCGCATGTGCAACGGGTGGATTTGCGGTTGCAGATCTGTGTCTTGTCCATGGTCAATACAATACCCCGGTAGGGTATCTGCGTCAATTCAGGCATCCGGGGCTGATTGGCCTTGAGGGGTCGCCCGCGCCCTGTCAGATCAGGAGCGAACAAGTCGTGCGATAGCGGCCGAGGCTTCGGCCAGCTTCACGTCCGCCTCGGTTCCTCCGCCGGCAATTGCCTGGCTTACGCAGTGGTCCAGGTGGTCGTCGAGCAGGTTCAACGCCACGGAGCGCAAAGAACTGCTGGCTGCACTGATTTGGGTGAGGATGTCGATGCAGTACTTGTCGTCGTCGATCATCTTCGCGATGCCGCGAATCTGACCCTCGATTCGGCGCAGTCGCTTGGCGTAGCTTTCCTTGTGCGCGCCATATCCATATGTGTCTCCCACGTGACTCCCCAACATGCCCGTCATCGGGTGGTTCTCGACTTTGAAGCGCGGTCATGGGTATGGTTGGCCACCAATGTCGCCTCGTCAGCCACTGTACCCCGCAGGGGCACATGACATATGCTCTTTTGCGAGCGTGGCAGCTCGTGCCGAACGTACGTTCGGTGGCGGTCGCCGACACGAGCCAAGGATGCGGGGTGCAACGCTATCTCTTGCCGACACGGAGCATGTGACGTCTTCCTCGCCGTTAGCCGGCAACTGATTCGGCATGGGCGGCAACGGTTTCTACCTGGGGTTCGATCGTCGACGGTTCGGCCGGAGGCAGCGCCTCAATGTGGTAGTGGCGCAGGCGGTTGGCATTGCCGACCACGGACAGTGAGGACAGGGCCATGGCGGCGGCGGCGATCATCGGTGAAAGCCGCAGCCCCAGAAGCGGATACAGAACTCCTGCGGCGAGCGGGATGCCGATGGCGTTGTAGATCAGTGCGAAGAACAGGTTCTGTCGGATGTTGCGCATAGTGGCGCGGGAGAGCCGGATTGCAGTGACCACGCCGGCCAGTGACCCCGAAATCAGGGTGATGTCGGCGGCTTCGATGGCCACGTCGGTGCCTGTCCCGATGGCCAGTCCCACATCAGCTTGGGCCAGGGCGGGTGCATCGTTGATGCCGTCACCAACCATGCCGGCCCTGCGGCCCTCGGCCTGCAGACGGCGGATCTCGCTGGCTTTGTGTTCGGGTAGGACTTCTGCCAGCACCCGCTCGACCCCGACCTGGCGGGCGATCGCGGCGGCGGTGCGGGCGTTGTCCCCGGTGATCATCACGACCTGCAGACCCAGCTTGCGCAAGGCGGCGATCGCTGCGATGGAATCGTCCTTGACGGTATCGGCGACGGCGAGCACCCCGGCCGGCTGGCCGTCGACGGCGGCCAGCAGAGGGGTCTTCCCTTCTGCCGCGAGATCGGCGCTGATGTGGTCGAGTTCGGCTGAGGCGATGCCATTTTCGGCTAATAATGTCGCGGTGCCGACGAGCAGGGTATGGCCTGCGACCGTGGCACGCACCCCCTTGCCGGTAATGGAGTCGAAGGCCGTCGTGGCGGGAACGATGATGCCGCGATCACGAGCTCCCGCGAGCACGGCACCGGCGACCGGGTGTTCGCTGTCGGCTTCGGCAGCTGCAACCAACGTGAGCAGTTCGCTCTCCGGCAGTGTCCCCGTGACGCGGACGTCGGTGAGGGCGGGTTTGCCGGCTGTGATGGTGCCGGTCTTGTCCAGCACCACGGTGTCGAGTTTGTGCGCGGTCTCCAGGGCTTCTGCCGAGCGGATGAGTATGCCCGCGCGGGCACCCTTGCCGGTACCGACCATGATCGACAGCGGGGTGGCCAGCCCGAGTGCGCAGGGGCAAGCGATGATCAGCACCGCCACGGCCGATACCAGCGCCTGCGTCAACGTGGGTGTGGGTCCGGCGACAAACCAGACCGCGAAAGTGGCGATGGCGATGGCGATTACGACCGGTACAAAATAAGCGGAGATCGCGTCGGCCAGGCGCTGGATCGGGGCTCGCGATGCCTGCGCCTGCTGGACCATGCGGACGATTTGGGCGAGCATGGTGTCGGAACCGACTTTCGTCGCGCGTACCCGCAGCGCCCCGGTGGTGTTAATGGTTGCGCCGATGACGGTGTCGCCGATTTGTTTGGTGACCGGCATCGATTCGCCGGTCACCATGGACTCGTCGACGGCGGACTGTCCGGACAGGACGGTGGCGTCGACCGGGATTTTCTCGCCCGGCCGGATCACGATCTCGTCGCCCACGATCACCTCATCGACCGGGAGCTCGGTTTCGGCGCCGTCACGCACGACACGGGCGGTGCGAGCCTGCAAGCCGAGCAGGGCACGGATGGCCTCACCCGTGCCCGCCTTGGCGCGGGCTTCCAAGAGCCGGCCCAGCATGATCAGCGTCAGGATCACGCCGACGGCCTCGAAATACACGTCGCGCGCTTCGGCCGGCAAGGCGCTGGAGGCGACCATAACCAGCAGGCTGTAACCGTAGGCTGCGAGGGTGCCCAAGGTGACGAGGGTGTTCATGTCGGCGCTGCGATGTGCCAATGCCAGCCAGCCGGTGCGATGGATCGGCCAGCCCACGTAAAACATCACCGGGGTGATCAATGCCAGCTGCACCCACTGGTTGAGCAATACGGCAGGCACCCACTGGGAGCCCAACGGCTGAGCCATCACCGCATACAGCACCGGTGCGGTGAGCACCGCCCCGATCACCACCCGGCGAGTCAGGCCGGCGACCTCGGCATGCCGTTCTTCGGCCTGGGAGGCTTCAACGTCCGCGGCCGTCGGCCGCCGCCCGGCGCCGCTCGCTGGCGCGTAACCCGCGGCGGCGTCGGGCTGTTCAGGTTCGGGGGATCCGCTGGCGTGGCCGTTGGGGGTGACGACGAGTGTGCCGTGGATCATGTTCATGCCGCAGGCAAATCCGAACGAACCCGCTTGTTGCGGAGTAAAAGTGACGGCGGTGCGTTGGTGCGCGGGCAGCGCCGCCGACAAATGAAGATCGGGGAAAACCACCCGGGAGCTGCAATCCCCGGTTTCCTGCCGGTCGAATTCGATCTCCACTGGAATGCCCTGGCGCACTTCGACGACGCTGGGGCTGTAACCACCCCGGACCGTTACTTGGATTCGTTGTACCCCGTCGCTGACCGCAGCCGTGTGGGCGCGGCGGGGGGCAAAGAAGTACCACGCCAACCCGGCGATCGCCAAGGCCGCGCCTACCAGGACGGCAATGTCAACGCTGGACACCATGAACTCCTCGTTAGCTGAGACTAGCGTTTAATCAGGCTTTCTCACATCAATCCGTCCGCCGCCGGATCCATCGTGCAGCCGCCCATCATCCGGGCACGGCCTGCTGCACGAACCCGGTGACTTCAGGCGCGCGTGCGCGGATGACGTCGGTGAGGGCGGGATCATCGGCGGTCACACCCGTTGGGGTAAAGGTGAGGTGGCGCCGGGAGCTGTTGGCCTGACGCAACAGCGTCTGCACGCTCTGCAGACTTATAGCGCCTGCACCCAACGTGTCGACCGTGGCCAACGCTGCCCGCCGCGTCAAGCTGCCCATCGTGGTTATCGGCGTTTCTGCAGCAGCGCAACCCGCTGCCGGTATTCGTCTTCATCAATCTCGCCTTGAGCGAACCGTTCGGAGAGCACGTCCTCAGGGCGCGGCAGATCGTAACGAGGCGAGCCGCCGCTCGCGCGGCCCGAGTCGAGTAAGTAGCGGATGGCAAAGACAACGGCGGTGACCACTGCCACCCAGAACAACACCATCCCAACGCCCATCCAAACCCAGCCGTTTCCCCACATCCATCCGCCGTACATCATCGCCCGCATCCTCCGATACGTATTTTCTTGCAACACCAGGCAATTCAGCGTGCCATTGCGGCCACCTTCAGTAAGCTCACCAGATACGGTGGTGCCCTTTCTAGGGCCAATAGTCCCTACCCCGGTTGGGTATGCGGATGGCACCATTCGAACATGACGCAAATACCCGAATCCGAGGCCAAACCGGCCACCGTGACCGAGCAAGCCCGGGATGACCGACCCGATGGGCCAAGCCGGCTGGGTCAACTGGTGGCGTGGATTGGCATCGTCGCCGGAGTCGTGTTCGTTGTCGCAGTGATCTTCTTCTCCGGGTTCTTCTTGGGCTCGTCCTCAAACGGCCACCATGGCTGGCACCGGGGCCATTACGGCGACCGTGACGGGAGCTGCCCGATGATGGGACCCGGCGGCATGATGGGACCCGGCGGCATGATGGGGCCCGGCGGCATGATGGGGCCCGGCGGGACGGGTCCGAGTGGACCGATGGGTCCGCAGCAATCGCCTACGACGACGGCGCCGACCCTGCCGCGCCCATAGGGCCGCCCGAAGGAAACCGCAGGTAGCCGACGGGAACGAACGGCTCCCCTAGGACTGGCGCGCCACGATCACTGAGCCGTCCCGGCGTTTCCGGAGACTCCCGATCTTGGGAGGATCTGGGTTATGGGACGTGTCAGCAAGTACCCCGACGAGCTTCGTGAACGTGCGGTGCGCATGGTCGCTGAGGTGCGCCCGCAGTACCCGTCGCAGTGGGCGGCGATCACGGCGGTCACGGGCATGTTGGGGATCGGCACACCGGAGACGTTGCGGACCTGGATCCGCCGCTCGGAGGTCGATACCGGCCAGCGGCCGGGTGTGACCTCCGCGATGGCCGAGGAGAACAAGGCGCTGCGCAAGGAGATTGCCGAGCTGCGCCGGGCCAACGAGATCTTGAAAGCAGCGGCGATTTTCTTCGGGGCCGAGCTCGACCGGCCCGGGAGACGGTGATCCGGTTCATCGCCGAACACAAGGACCACCAGGTGGCCGGCCCCAACGGCGGGGCCGGGCTGCGCTGGGGTGTCGAGCCCATGTGTGCGGTGCTGTCTGAGCATGGCGTGCCGATCAGCCCGTCGACCTACTACGAGTGGATCAACAAGACCCCGACACGACGGCAGATCCATGACGCCGAGCTGGTCGAGATCATCACCGCGGCGCGGGAAGACAAGAAAAGGGCAAGTTCGTCCAGACGCTGGGGTCACGCAAGTTGTGGATCTGGCTACGCAGCCAGGGTCACGATGTCGCCCGGTGCACGGTGGAGCGGATCATGCGCGAGAACGGTTGGGAGGGCGCGCGGTACGGATCCAAGCACAAGACCACCATCGCCGACGACACTCATCGGCGATACCCGGATCTGGTGGACCGCCGCTTTTATGCCGCGGCGCCAAATCGGTTGTGGGTGGCCGACTTTACGTATGTGTCGACCTGGATGGGATTCGTCTACGTCGCATTCGTCATCGACGCCTACAGCCGCCGGATCCTAGGCTGGCGGGCCGCCAGATCCATGACCACCGATCTGGTCCTCGACGCTATCGAGCATGCGTTCTTCACTCGCGCCCAGGACGGCACCACCAGTCTGCACGGGCTGATTGCGCACAGCGACGCGGGCAGTCAATACACCTCGGTGGCCTTCACCCAGCGGCTCATCGATGAGGGCGTGGATCCCTCCGTCGGCTCGGTTGGCGATGCGCTGGACAATGCGCTGGCCGAGACCACCGTCGGCTCGTTCAAGAACGAACTTATCCGCCGGCAAGGCCGTGGCGCGACGTCAACCAGGTCGAGCTGGCGACCGCTGAATGGGTGGTCTGGTTCAACACCGAACGCCCCCACGAGTACCTCGACGACTTCACTCCCGAGGCCGTCGAGACGCTCTACTACGATCACAAACGCACCCCACCAAAGGCAGGGTGATTCAACGAATGCAGTCTCCGGACTCACCGGGACGGCTCACACCGGCATCTTGGCCCTGTTGACGACTGCCGCCCCGACCGATCCCAGCAACCTGCCACTGACCCGGCTGCACCCGTGGCTGCCGACCACGATCAATTGCGTCCGTTCGGACGCATCGATCAGCCAGCGTGCCGGATCACCGATCTCGATTCGGCGACGCACCCCCACGTGGGGATAGCGGTCGTGCCAACCCGCCAGCCGTTCGGCGAGCGTCTCCTCCTCCTCGGAGAGCTGAGCGTCCCATTTGGCGTCCTGGAACGGCGCCTTGGCCCGGGGATCGGTCCAGGCGTGCAGGGCCACCAGGCTGACGCCTCGCCTCGAGGCCTCCTCAAACGCGATGGCGGTCGCCGCTTCCGATGCCGGTGAGCCGTCGATGCCCACCAGGACGGGTGCCCGTGCACCGTTGTCGGTCACGGCCTTGTCGTCGTGGACCACGGCGACCGGACAATGCGCGTGATACACCAATGCCGAACTCACCGAGCCGAGGAAGCTGCGGGCCAACGCACCGCCACGTCCGACCACCACCATCTCGACCTCCGCGGAGAGACCGACGAGCGTCGGGACGGTGGCCGAACGAAACACGTTGCTATCGATCGGGATTGGATCGGACTCACCGGTGCTCTCTTTGGCGACCTCGATTGCCGACTCAATCACATCGCGCGCCCGCCGTTCCTGTGATTGCCCGAACCCTGCCGGCGCGGCGACCGTGAACCACTCCGGCAAGGGGGCGTCGACGACATGGACCAGAGCCAGCGGCGCCCTACGCAGCGCCGCGTCACGGGCTGCCCAACGGACGGCACTGAGTGCGGCTGCCGAGCCGTCAACGCCTGCCAAGATCGCGCCGCGTGGTGGTCGCCACATTGCTGTTCTTTCCGGTCGGCTGGGTCATCCAGGGGCAGGATCACTCAGGGCGGCCGCCACCGTCAGGGCCGAAGAGATGCAAGCCGAGGGACCAAAGGCACCGTGCGAAGCCGGTTGACATCGTGCGTTGGGGAAGGGCTGCGGTCACCCGGGCGTGATACCCGAGAAACATCCGGCTGGCAGAGTGCCTGCCCGCAACTCTGGATCCACCGAAGGACGCCGGGCTGCGCCTCGCCTTGCCGAGAGTTGCCGGCGATGAGGCGGAATGACTGGTACGAGGGAGTGGAATGGTGAATCGCTGCAGCATGTCTCGTCGGGCTGTGCCGACGGGCAGCCCAGCCACGGCAGCCGAGAGCGGGTTGGGCGTCGAGCCGTCTGGACCGTTGACGGCATGAAACGTGTGAGCCGGCGGACGGCCCTGAAGGTTGGGGGCGCGGCGGCGGGCGCCGTCGCCGTGACAGGACTCTCGATGATTCCGGCCGCCGCC
This genomic window from Mycobacterium saskatchewanense contains:
- a CDS encoding heavy metal translocating P-type ATPase, with amino-acid sequence MSSVDIAVLVGAALAIAGLAWYFFAPRRAHTAAVSDGVQRIQVTVRGGYSPSVVEVRQGIPVEIEFDRQETGDCSSRVVFPDLHLSAALPAHQRTAVTFTPQQAGSFGFACGMNMIHGTLVVTPNGHASGSPEPEQPDAAAGYAPASGAGRRPTAADVEASQAEERHAEVAGLTRRVVIGAVLTAPVLYAVMAQPLGSQWVPAVLLNQWVQLALITPVMFYVGWPIHRTGWLALAHRSADMNTLVTLGTLAAYGYSLLVMVASSALPAEARDVYFEAVGVILTLIMLGRLLEARAKAGTGEAIRALLGLQARTARVVRDGAETELPVDEVIVGDEIVIRPGEKIPVDATVLSGQSAVDESMVTGESMPVTKQIGDTVIGATINTTGALRVRATKVGSDTMLAQIVRMVQQAQASRAPIQRLADAISAYFVPVVIAIAIATFAVWFVAGPTPTLTQALVSAVAVLIIACPCALGLATPLSIMVGTGKGARAGILIRSAEALETAHKLDTVVLDKTGTITAGKPALTDVRVTGTLPESELLTLVAAAEADSEHPVAGAVLAGARDRGIIVPATTAFDSITGKGVRATVAGHTLLVGTATLLAENGIASAELDHISADLAAEGKTPLLAAVDGQPAGVLAVADTVKDDSIAAIAALRKLGLQVVMITGDNARTAAAIARQVGVERVLAEVLPEHKASEIRRLQAEGRRAGMVGDGINDAPALAQADVGLAIGTGTDVAIEAADITLISGSLAGVVTAIRLSRATMRNIRQNLFFALIYNAIGIPLAAGVLYPLLGLRLSPMIAAAAMALSSLSVVGNANRLRHYHIEALPPAEPSTIEPQVETVAAHAESVAG
- the ricR gene encoding copper-sensing transcriptional repressor RicR, which translates into the protein MLGSHVGDTYGYGAHKESYAKRLRRIEGQIRGIAKMIDDDKYCIDILTQISAASSSLRSVALNLLDDHLDHCVSQAIAGGGTEADVKLAEASAAIARLVRS
- a CDS encoding universal stress protein, producing the protein MWRPPRGAILAGVDGSAAALSAVRWAARDAALRRAPLALVHVVDAPLPEWFTVAAPAGFGQSQERRARDVIESAIEVAKESTGESDPIPIDSNVFRSATVPTLVGLSAEVEMVVVGRGGALARSFLGSVSSALVYHAHCPVAVVHDDKAVTDNGARAPVLVGIDGSPASEAATAIAFEEASRRGVSLVALHAWTDPRAKAPFQDAKWDAQLSEEEETLAERLAGWHDRYPHVGVRRRIEIGDPARWLIDASERTQLIVVGSHGCSRVSGRLLGSVGAAVVNRAKMPV
- a CDS encoding SHOCT domain-containing protein, producing MMYGGWMWGNGWVWMGVGMVLFWVAVVTAVVFAIRYLLDSGRASGGSPRYDLPRPEDVLSERFAQGEIDEDEYRQRVALLQKRR